In a genomic window of Aquila chrysaetos chrysaetos chromosome Z, bAquChr1.4, whole genome shotgun sequence:
- the GRAMD2B gene encoding GRAM domain-containing protein 2B isoform X2 has product MECFDDRKKVDVVRGKSNTDSPLLTVDIKSDSKIERKKRASNQLKANAHFHKLFLDVPIDEPLKQSFTCALQKEILYQGKLFLSENWICFHSKVFGKDTKISIPVLSVTLLKKTKTALLVPNALIIATVTDRYMFVSLLSRDTTYKLLKSICRHLEDTSMGNSPNPSSAENSFRADRPTTLPLDFNEDYSDLDGIVQQRRQEMEESSSTGSQTPELECFQDYHVVETQTHLKVSKTEAKSVHSDAHSKRGPDGKARNSPRNDHSEAFRFFHKVKSQKLLSLNHVLIFYAVLVCVLIFSTFYMRYKISVLEERLISITSFDSHIKEHTVRQGLGSHLQINADALCDELTANLIKLEKIQNNLQKLLEDGE; this is encoded by the exons ATGGAATGTTTTGATGACCGGAAAAAAGTTGATGTTGTTAG GGGAAAGAGCAACACAGATAGCCCACTCCTGACAGTGGATATCAAGAGTGACTCCAagattgaaaggaaaaaacgTGCCTCAAATCAG ctgAAGGCAAATGCACACTTCCATAAGCTGTTTCTAGATGTTCCCATTGATGAGCCACTGAAACAAA GCTTTAcctgtgctctgcagaaagaaattctGTACCAAGGAAAGttattcctttctgaaaattggATTTGCTTCCATTCCAAGGTTTTTGGTAAAGACACTAAG ATTAGTATACCTGTGCTCTCAGTGACACttttgaagaaaaccaaaactgccCTTCTTGTGCCAAATGCTCTGATCATAGCAACAGTCACAGATAGG tacaTGTTTGTCTCCTTACTCTCCAGAGATACCACCTACAAGCTATTAAAATCTATCTGTAGACATCTTGAG gATACAAGCATGGGCAACAGTCCAAAtccctcttctgcagaaaacagcttcAGGGCTGATCGTCCTACAACTCTGCCCTTG GATTTCAATGAAGACTATTCTGATCTAGATGGAATAGTGCAGCAGCGGAGACAAGAGATGGAAGAGTCCAGCAGCACAGGCTCACAGACCCCAGAGCTGGAATGCTTCCAAG ATTATCATGTTGTTGAGACGCAGACTCACCTGAAAGTTTCCAAGACTGAGGCAAAGTCTGTCCATTCAGATGCACACAGTAAACGTGGACCTGACGGAAAAGCCCGAAACAGTCCGCGAAATG ACCATTCTGAAGCCTTCAGGTTCTTCCACAAAGTGAAGTCCCAGAAGCTCTTATCTCTGAACCACGTACTTATATTTTACGCAGTTCT TGTTTgtgtattaatattttctacCTTCTACATGAGATATAAAATCAGTGTCCTGGAGGAACGTCTTATTTCCATCACATCCTTTGATTCACATATTAAGGA ACATACAGTGCGCCAAGGTTTGGGATCTCATCTGCAAATTAATGCTGATGCCCTTTGTGATGAGTTAACTGCTAATCTTATAAAATTGGAAAAG ATACAGAACAACTTACAAAAACTACTTGAAGATGGTGAATGA
- the GRAMD2B gene encoding GRAM domain-containing protein 2B isoform X1 yields MMRKGNSLEDSVFYSESQNSFRKSSNDTPVSPTDCSGSVFISSDGENGADEKRKAGRSPTVLLQTPTREMECFDDRKKVDVVRGKSNTDSPLLTVDIKSDSKIERKKRASNQLKANAHFHKLFLDVPIDEPLKQSFTCALQKEILYQGKLFLSENWICFHSKVFGKDTKISIPVLSVTLLKKTKTALLVPNALIIATVTDRYMFVSLLSRDTTYKLLKSICRHLEDTSMGNSPNPSSAENSFRADRPTTLPLDFNEDYSDLDGIVQQRRQEMEESSSTGSQTPELECFQDYHVVETQTHLKVSKTEAKSVHSDAHSKRGPDGKARNSPRNDHSEAFRFFHKVKSQKLLSLNHVLIFYAVLVCVLIFSTFYMRYKISVLEERLISITSFDSHIKEHTVRQGLGSHLQINADALCDELTANLIKLEKIQNNLQKLLEDGE; encoded by the exons TTCAGATGGAGAAAATGGagcagatgagaaaagaaaggcaggaagaTCGCCTACTGTGTTGCTGCAGACGCCTACCAGGGAAATGGAATGTTTTGATGACCGGAAAAAAGTTGATGTTGTTAG GGGAAAGAGCAACACAGATAGCCCACTCCTGACAGTGGATATCAAGAGTGACTCCAagattgaaaggaaaaaacgTGCCTCAAATCAG ctgAAGGCAAATGCACACTTCCATAAGCTGTTTCTAGATGTTCCCATTGATGAGCCACTGAAACAAA GCTTTAcctgtgctctgcagaaagaaattctGTACCAAGGAAAGttattcctttctgaaaattggATTTGCTTCCATTCCAAGGTTTTTGGTAAAGACACTAAG ATTAGTATACCTGTGCTCTCAGTGACACttttgaagaaaaccaaaactgccCTTCTTGTGCCAAATGCTCTGATCATAGCAACAGTCACAGATAGG tacaTGTTTGTCTCCTTACTCTCCAGAGATACCACCTACAAGCTATTAAAATCTATCTGTAGACATCTTGAG gATACAAGCATGGGCAACAGTCCAAAtccctcttctgcagaaaacagcttcAGGGCTGATCGTCCTACAACTCTGCCCTTG GATTTCAATGAAGACTATTCTGATCTAGATGGAATAGTGCAGCAGCGGAGACAAGAGATGGAAGAGTCCAGCAGCACAGGCTCACAGACCCCAGAGCTGGAATGCTTCCAAG ATTATCATGTTGTTGAGACGCAGACTCACCTGAAAGTTTCCAAGACTGAGGCAAAGTCTGTCCATTCAGATGCACACAGTAAACGTGGACCTGACGGAAAAGCCCGAAACAGTCCGCGAAATG ACCATTCTGAAGCCTTCAGGTTCTTCCACAAAGTGAAGTCCCAGAAGCTCTTATCTCTGAACCACGTACTTATATTTTACGCAGTTCT TGTTTgtgtattaatattttctacCTTCTACATGAGATATAAAATCAGTGTCCTGGAGGAACGTCTTATTTCCATCACATCCTTTGATTCACATATTAAGGA ACATACAGTGCGCCAAGGTTTGGGATCTCATCTGCAAATTAATGCTGATGCCCTTTGTGATGAGTTAACTGCTAATCTTATAAAATTGGAAAAG ATACAGAACAACTTACAAAAACTACTTGAAGATGGTGAATGA